One window from the genome of Podospora pseudocomata strain CBS 415.72m chromosome 6, whole genome shotgun sequence encodes:
- a CDS encoding hypothetical protein (COG:O; EggNog:ENOG503PDEX; CAZy:CE3), which translates to MFLPIHNLILALATPLANQGVAVNHFNLGSRAVQPIANATPLRIMPLGASITYGQASTDGNGYRNELRNQLVAAGNTLVNFVGSRKAGIMRDNDVEGWPGARIDEVHSRAVAAVSVPKYKPSVFLVNAGTNDALQNKDVRTAALRMEAMLKDCWTLSPRAVVILSTLLLNKDPVVERRVLDINDQFRRLVKSLRDEGRRIVLVDMHNDQGPMEGVDFADQTHPNDRGYKKMANIWFAGLVAAGDEGWIQTPEAVAGLPDDGLRS; encoded by the exons ATGTTCCTCCCAATACACAACCTCATACTCG CGCTGGCAACCCCCCTAGCAAACCAAGGCGTAGCAGTAAACCACTTCAACCTCGGCTCTCGCGCCGTCCAACCCATAGCAAACgccacccccctccgcaTCATGCCTTTAGGGGCATCAATAACCTACGGCCAAGCCTCCACAGACGGCAACGGCTACCGAAACGAACTCCGCAACCAGCTCGTCGCCGCCGGCAACACCTTGGTAAACTTCGTCGGCTCACGAAAAGCGGGCATAATGCGCGACAACGATGTGGAAGGCTGGCCAGGCGCCCGCATCGACGAAGTCCACTCTAGAGCCGTCGCTGCGGTGTCGGTGCCGAAATACAAACCCAGCGTTTTTCTTGTGAATGCGGGGACGAATGATGCGTTGCAGAATAAGGATGTGCGTACTGCCGCGCTGAGGATGGAGGCGATGTTGAAGGATTGCTGGACCTTGTCACCCCGGGCAGTGGTGATCCTTTCAACACTGCTGCTCAATAAGGATCCAGTcgtggagaggagggtgttggataTAAATGACCAGTTTCGGAGGTTGGTTAAGAGCCTGAGGGATGAGGGAAGGAGAATTGTGCTGGTGGACATGCACAACGATCAGGGGccgatggagggggtggattttGCTGATCAGACGCACCCTAATGATAGGGGATATAAGAAGATGGCGAATATATGGTTTGCCgggctggtggcggcgggggatgaggggtggATTCAGACGCCTGAGGCTGTGGCGGGGCTGCCGGATGATGGGCTGAGATCTTAG